A portion of the Trichomycterus rosablanca isolate fTriRos1 chromosome 17, fTriRos1.hap1, whole genome shotgun sequence genome contains these proteins:
- the ect2 gene encoding protein ECT2, with translation MADSTFAMARSLLVDSSIYDSRMAETTKEHTFLGLTSEDAEEMLHRVETRVVLVGETGSNAALVKALEGIRIMEVPVVKIKEGDPGSESSEKLIKSIVNMDINTPCIKTDNVREFGDGENAEFETVFVLKDFQSPDYSYLYKNDNRILGPPVVLHCAERGEPLPFSSRPLYSTTMLNLSLCFTGFRKKQEVVNLVNLVHHMGGTIRKDFSAKVTHLIAHSTHGEKYRLAVCMGTPILTPDWIHKAWEHRDETNLHAGGEEFRTAFKVPPFQDCVLSFLGFSEEEKGNMEERTLKHGGRFLEVGDEKCTHLVVEENSIKELPIVPSKRLYVVKQEWFWGSIQMDARAGETMYSYEKSESPAMKKAVSLLSLTTPTSNRKRRRLRDTLAQLAKETEISPFPPRKRPSAEHSLSMGSLLDISNTPDTCKALTERNVEAKRRQRKPAKRKSDREKERRSRTSREWVFCTSTPLKSTEQHMNVKLSLDSSTETEENSKPSKSSTPALPKQSARWQVSKELYQTESNYVDILSTVLQLFKYPLEKEGQVGGPILAQEEIKTIFGSIPDIYEVHTRIKADLEELVMNWSEDKSVGDIILKYSGELVKAYPPFVNFFEMSKETIVRCEKQKPRFHAFLKINQAKPECGRQTLVELLIRPVQRLPSVALLLNDIKKHTSDDNPDKVTLEKAIESLKEVMTHINEDKRKTEGQKQIFDVVYEVDGCPANLLSSHRSLVHRVETIALGDKPCDRGEHVTLFLFNDCLEIARKRHKVISTFKSPLGQTRPPAQLKHIALMPLSQIRRVLDLRDTEDCQNAFALVVRPPTEQENLLFSFQLTAEDALKSTWLKTLCRQVANTICRADAEDLIQCTDPDTLQVNTKDMDSTLSRASRAIKKTSKKVTRAFSFTKTPKRVIQRAFMANSTPDDKSPGAGSEYMTRMTSSSTLAMARSASTFSLSDCSKNAIVQRSNSLDNAPRPRVSVCIRTPCCPENTNQPGPPDTHTKVLNHTQLANQATLQGTRPCRELLVPPEQRWVPGTARRETLL, from the exons GGCATTCGAATAATGGAAGTCCCAGTGGTAAAGATTAAAGAAGGTGACCCAGGCTCTGAGTCAAGCGAGAAATTGATCAAATCTATAGTCAATATG GACATAAACACCCCTTGTATAAAGACAGACAATGTCAGAGAGTTTGGAGATGGAGAAAATGCAGAGTTTGAGACAGTCTTTGTACTGAAGGACTTCCAGTCTCCAGACTACAGCTATCTGTACAAAAATGACAACCGCATTTTGGGCCCCCCTGTGGTGCTGCACTGTGCTGAGAGGGGAGAG cccTTGCCGTTCTCATCCCGTCCACTCTACTCCACCACAATGCTCAATTTGTCACTTTGCTTCACTGGTTTCCGCAAGAAGCAGGAAGTG GTAAACCTGGTTAACCTGGTGCATCATATGGGCGGCACCATCCGTAAGGACTTTAGTGCTAAAGTCACTCACCTGATTGCTCATTCGACACATGGAGAAAAATACAGG CTGGCTGTGTGTATGGGTACGCCCATTCTCACCCCTGACTGGATTCATAAGGCCTGGGAGCACAGGGATGAGAc CAATCTTCATGCAGGTGGTGAAGAATTTCGTACTGCCTTCAAAGTGCCTCCGTTTCAGGACTGTGTTTTGAGCTTTCTTGGCTTCTCAGAGGAAGAAAAGGGCAACATGGAGGAAAGAACGCTAAAGCATG GCGGCCGCTTTCTGGAGGTCGGAGATGAGAAGTGCACTCACCTGGTGGTGGAGGAGAACTCCATAAAAGAgctgccaattgtgccttcTAAAAGACTGTATGTTGTAAAACAGGAG TGGTTTTGGGGCAGTATCCAGATGGATGCTCGAGCTGGAGAAACCATGTATTCATATGAGAAG TCAGAGAGCCCGGCGATGAAAAAGGCTGTATCCCTTCTGTCTCTCACAACACCCACCAGTAATCGGAAGCGTCGGCGGCTGCGTGACACTCTTGCCCAGCTCGCTAAAGAGACAGAGATCTCTCCCTTCCCCCCTCGCAAGAGGCCCTCAGCGGAACACTCGCTGTCTATGGGCTCGCTGCTGGACATTTCTAATACTCCAGATACCTGCAAGGCTCTCACAG AGCGTAATGTTGAGGCCAAGCGTAGACAGAGGAAGCCGGCGAAACGTAAGAGTGACAGGGAGAAGGAGAGAAGGAGTAGGACGAGCAGAGAGTGGGTCTTCTGTACCAGCACTCCACTGAAATCCACAGAACAGCACATGAACGTGAAGCTCTCACTCGACTCCTCCACAGAGACAGAGG AGAACTCTAAGCCCTCCAAAAGCTCCACACCTGCCCTGCCCAAACAGTCGGCGAGATGGCAGGTATCCAAGGAACTTTACCAGACTGAAAGCAACTACGTGGATATTCTGTCCACCGTCCTGCAG CTTTTCAAATATCCACTGGAGAAGGAAGGCCAGGTTGGAGGCCCCATCCTGGCTCAGGAGGAGATTAAGACCATTTTTGGCAGCATCCCAGACATTTATGAAGTGCACACCAGGATAAAG GCGGACCTGGAGGAGCTGGTGATGAACTGGTCTGAAGACAAGAGTGTCGGTGATATTATTCTGAAATAT TCCGGAGAGCTGGTGAAAGCTTACCCACCATTTGTCAATTTCTTCGAGATGAGCAAGGAGACAATTGTTAGGTGTGAGAAGCAGAAACCGAGGTTCCATGCCTTCCTGAAg ATCAATCAGGCTAAACCTGAGTGTGGGCGGCAGACGCTGGTGGAGCTGCTGATTCGTCCAGTGCAGAGGCTACCTAGTGTGGCTCTCTTACTTAACG ATATTAAAAAGCACACCTCTGATGATAATCCTGATAAAGTCACTCTGGAAAAGGCCATTGAGTCCCTCAAAGAAGTTATGAC CCATATAAATGAAGATAAGAGAAAGACAGAGGGCCAGAAGCAAATCTTTGATGTGGTTTACGAAGTGGATGGCTGCCCT gCCAATCTGCTGTCATCTCATCGAAGTCTGGTGCATAGGGTAGAGACCATTGCTCTGGGTGACAAGCCTTGTGACCGCGGCGAACATGTTACTCTGTTTCTCTTCAACGACTGCTTGGAG atTGCCAGGAAGAGGCATAAGGTGATCAGCACCTTCAAGAGTCCTCTGGGACAAACGCGGCCGCCTGCTCAGCTTAAGCACATCGCCCTCATGCCACTTTCTCAGATACGCAGGGTGCTGGACTTGCGTGACACTGAAG ACTGTCAGAACGCCTTTGCGCTGGTTGTGCGGCCTCCTACTGAGCAGGAGAACCTTCTCTTCAGCTTCCAGCTCACTGCTGAAGATGCACTCAAATCAACCTGGCTGAAGACTCTCTGCCGTCAAGTGGCGAACACCATCTGCAGGGCCGATGCA gaAGACCTGATTCAGTGTACCGATCCAGACACCCTTCAAGTGAACACAAAGGACATGGACAGCACGCTGAGTCGAGCCTCCAGGGCCATCAAAAAGACATCAAAAAAG GTGACACGGGCTTTTTCTTTCACCAAAACCCCTAAACGTGTTATCCAGAGAGCTTTCATGGCAAACAGTACCCCTGATGACAAGAGTCCTGGTGCAGGATCTGAATACATGACTCGAATGACTAGCAGCTCCACACTGGCT ATGGCTCGCTCCGCCTCAACGTTCAGCCTAAGCGACTGCAGTAAGAATGCAATAGTGCAGCGCTCCAATTCTCTGGACAATGCCCCTCGACCcagggtgtctgtgtgtatacGCACCCCGTGCTGCCCAGAGAACACTAATCAGCCTGGCCCACCAGATACTCACACCAAAGTGCTTAACCATACCCAGCTGGCAAACCAGGCAACTCTTCAGGGCACAAGACCATGTCGGGAGCTTTTGGTGCCTCCGGAGCAGCGCTGGGTTCCTGGTACCGCACGAAGGGAGACTCTACTCTAG